The Ammoniphilus oxalaticus genome contains a region encoding:
- a CDS encoding heavy metal translocating P-type ATPase yields MNGVESGEQRSMKETDQIQISGMHCAACATRIERIVSKMDGVQGVQVNLTTEKGRITFDKQVVSIQDVIQKIMSIGFKASIAGEQQANTKHHELTVLKWQFIVSALLTIPLAWAMLSHFQWASFVTIPALLLNPLFQFAITIPIQLIIGFQFYERAWLALKSGSANMDTLVVLSTSAAFFYSHYLTFTTLHTPIDPQTIVLFYETSAFIITFILLGKLLEARAKMKTTEAIKKLYQLQTKTATLYAMDGTESPLAVDQLAPGHVIIVKSGEKVPIDGQVLKGNSMVDESLLTGESIPIEKGNGSSVYAGTVNQNGTLIIEVTKRDSETTLSQIIRIVEEAQTSKAPIQQIADKITGVFVPIIIGIALLTFALSYLLLEPATLSSALEKMIAVLIIACPCALGLATPTSVMVGSGRAAQVGILFKEGKFLEVLGKATTIVLDKTGTITKGEPQVTDTYVHDGNERAFFEIVGAVESASGHPIANAIMRAARQRVVKFPQANQAEAIPGYGMQATVNGQQTLISNPTYFMEQKIHIPRDAKRMITKLERAGKTVVVAAIQSRFAGIIAIADELKPSSCSAISRLRKMGIDVMMLTGDNQAAAQSIARKTGINKVQANVPPQRKAEIIQTLQKKRGKVVMVGDGINDAPALTVADVGIAIGTGSDIAIESGDITVIKGDLSKVVEAVKLSKATMTNIKQNFAWAFLYNLICIPFAMFGLLAPWLAGAVMAFSSVSVVLNALRLQKSRI; encoded by the coding sequence ATGAACGGAGTAGAAAGCGGTGAACAAAGGAGCATGAAAGAAACGGACCAAATCCAGATCAGTGGCATGCATTGCGCCGCATGCGCCACACGAATCGAACGAATTGTTTCAAAAATGGACGGTGTACAAGGCGTTCAAGTTAATTTGACAACGGAAAAAGGACGAATCACCTTTGACAAACAAGTCGTCAGCATTCAGGACGTCATCCAAAAAATCATGTCGATCGGATTCAAAGCGAGCATTGCGGGCGAGCAACAAGCCAATACAAAACATCATGAACTGACTGTTCTCAAATGGCAGTTCATCGTTTCCGCATTGCTAACCATTCCGTTGGCTTGGGCGATGTTGAGTCACTTTCAATGGGCTTCGTTTGTTACGATCCCTGCCTTGCTGCTCAACCCCCTATTCCAATTTGCGATCACGATTCCGATCCAGTTGATCATCGGTTTTCAATTTTATGAACGCGCTTGGCTCGCGCTCAAAAGTGGCAGCGCCAACATGGATACACTCGTCGTGCTTAGCACATCCGCCGCTTTTTTTTACAGCCATTATTTAACCTTTACGACCCTACATACACCAATCGATCCGCAGACGATCGTGTTGTTTTATGAAACAAGCGCCTTTATTATTACTTTTATTTTGCTTGGAAAATTATTGGAAGCCCGCGCAAAAATGAAAACAACCGAGGCGATCAAAAAACTGTACCAACTGCAAACGAAGACCGCTACATTATACGCAATGGATGGAACGGAATCTCCGTTGGCTGTCGATCAACTTGCTCCTGGTCACGTGATCATCGTGAAATCAGGTGAAAAAGTACCGATTGATGGACAAGTTCTGAAAGGGAATTCGATGGTCGATGAATCCTTGTTGACTGGGGAAAGCATTCCGATTGAAAAAGGGAACGGCAGTTCCGTCTACGCGGGAACGGTGAATCAAAATGGAACGTTGATCATCGAAGTGACCAAGCGCGATTCCGAAACGACATTGTCCCAAATCATTCGCATAGTTGAAGAGGCGCAAACGTCGAAAGCGCCAATTCAGCAGATTGCCGATAAAATTACGGGCGTGTTCGTCCCGATTATTATCGGCATCGCTCTACTTACTTTCGCGCTGTCGTATCTACTACTCGAACCCGCAACGCTGAGCTCTGCTCTCGAAAAAATGATCGCTGTCCTCATCATCGCCTGTCCGTGCGCGCTCGGCCTCGCCACCCCTACTTCGGTGATGGTTGGCAGCGGACGAGCGGCCCAAGTCGGCATCTTATTTAAAGAAGGTAAATTTCTTGAGGTGTTAGGCAAGGCGACCACGATTGTCTTGGATAAAACGGGGACAATCACCAAAGGCGAACCGCAGGTCACCGACACGTATGTTCACGATGGAAATGAGCGAGCTTTTTTTGAAATCGTCGGGGCCGTCGAAAGCGCCTCGGGCCACCCTATTGCAAATGCGATCATGCGCGCTGCAAGACAACGAGTCGTCAAGTTTCCGCAAGCGAATCAAGCGGAAGCAATTCCTGGCTATGGAATGCAAGCAACAGTGAACGGTCAACAAACGCTGATTTCGAATCCAACTTATTTTATGGAACAAAAGATTCACATTCCAAGGGACGCAAAGCGGATGATTACCAAGTTGGAACGGGCGGGCAAAACCGTCGTCGTCGCCGCGATCCAGTCGCGTTTTGCGGGCATCATCGCCATTGCGGATGAACTCAAACCTTCGTCGTGCTCGGCTATTTCACGTTTACGAAAAATGGGCATCGACGTGATGATGCTGACAGGCGATAATCAAGCCGCCGCCCAATCGATCGCTCGCAAAACGGGAATTAACAAAGTTCAAGCGAACGTTCCTCCGCAGCGGAAGGCCGAAATCATTCAAACGTTGCAGAAAAAAAGGGGAAAAGTGGTGATGGTTGGCGACGGGATTAATGATGCGCCTGCCTTAACCGTGGCAGATGTTGGGATTGCGATCGGAACCGGTTCCGACATTGCGATCGAATCGGGTGACATCACCGTGATCAAAGGGGATTTAAGCAAAGTGGTAGAAGCCGTCAAATTGAGCAAAGCAACGATGACCAACATTAAGCAGAACTTTGCCTGGGCCTTTCTCTATAATCTGATTTGCATCCCTTTTGCAATGTTCGGCTTATTAGCCCCTTGGTTGGCAGGGGCTGTGATGGCTTTTAGTTCTGTCTCAGTCGTCCTCAACGCGCTTCGATTGCAAAAGTCCAGAATTTAA
- a CDS encoding sigma-70 family RNA polymerase sigma factor, giving the protein MKKRSLQLEQLYKQYAKSLYYYLVKLGGSTHLAEDLTQETFVRATIHLHTYDGEHARAWLFRVARNVYLDEWRKQKRRQTIPLISILAPKAEMISPYGLPEESMLAREQTEQIVDLLSYLSEQYRSILYLREYEQFSYKEIMDAMLLTENQVKVTLHRARKRLAQLAEKKGWKHDGRME; this is encoded by the coding sequence ATGAAAAAACGATCACTTCAATTAGAACAGTTATATAAACAATATGCAAAATCTCTTTATTATTATCTTGTTAAATTAGGCGGTTCGACCCATCTCGCGGAAGATTTAACGCAAGAAACATTTGTCCGCGCGACGATCCATCTTCATACATATGACGGAGAACATGCGCGGGCCTGGCTGTTTCGCGTCGCTCGCAATGTGTATTTAGACGAATGGCGAAAGCAAAAACGCAGGCAAACGATTCCCCTCATCTCTATTTTAGCGCCAAAAGCAGAAATGATCAGTCCTTACGGACTTCCGGAGGAATCGATGCTTGCCAGGGAACAAACAGAACAAATCGTAGACTTGTTATCGTATTTATCGGAACAATATCGTTCCATCCTGTATTTACGCGAATATGAACAGTTTAGTTACAAGGAAATTATGGACGCGATGCTGCTGACGGAAAACCAGGTGAAAGTGACTCTGCATCGAGCGAGAAAACGCTTAGCCCAATTGGCGGAAAAAAAGGGGTGGAAACATGACGGAAGAATGGAATGA
- a CDS encoding sporulation protein, translating to MFKRMMAKFGIGAAKVDFVLKKPAYELGETVIGEFVITGGAVDQQINKITVDFNLKVRIMGKEITQVVASLPVHASFVMRAKERKIIPFTYELPFTLLISRETVSYTMTTQLDIAGGADHFDQDDIRILPPQRFNQLIQALAKSGFREKADSGFFNGQSQVFTFAPTSHFKNQVDEIAFISALEDSGIRLRLELKSLSLLPTGKQRLRRELFLSNEELTDINAMSNKIVDVVQQMIDHPQKYASPDQTGAEHFDRHHDVMSGAMGGFVAGMFSGWMMNELLFGEDEVESTDDRTRFDNDGFDISDGDGGDF from the coding sequence GTGTTCAAAAGAATGATGGCCAAGTTCGGAATTGGAGCGGCAAAAGTTGACTTTGTCCTAAAAAAGCCCGCCTATGAATTAGGCGAGACCGTCATTGGCGAATTTGTAATCACTGGAGGCGCTGTTGATCAGCAAATTAACAAAATCACAGTGGACTTCAACCTCAAGGTTCGAATCATGGGAAAAGAGATCACGCAAGTCGTCGCCTCACTTCCTGTTCACGCCTCATTTGTCATGCGAGCAAAAGAGAGAAAAATCATTCCATTTACATACGAGCTCCCGTTTACTTTGCTCATTTCGCGGGAAACGGTATCTTATACGATGACAACCCAACTCGACATTGCGGGAGGAGCGGATCATTTTGATCAAGATGACATCCGCATTTTACCTCCGCAGCGATTTAATCAACTGATTCAGGCTCTAGCAAAGAGTGGCTTTCGTGAAAAAGCCGATTCAGGTTTTTTTAACGGACAAAGCCAGGTGTTTACGTTCGCGCCAACGAGTCATTTTAAAAATCAAGTGGACGAGATCGCCTTTATTTCCGCCTTGGAGGACTCAGGAATTCGCTTGCGATTGGAGCTAAAATCGCTGTCCCTATTACCAACGGGCAAACAACGGTTACGACGGGAACTATTTTTAAGCAATGAAGAATTGACAGATATCAATGCCATGTCCAACAAAATTGTAGATGTCGTCCAGCAAATGATCGATCATCCGCAAAAATACGCTTCACCAGACCAAACGGGAGCAGAACACTTTGACCGTCACCATGATGTGATGAGCGGGGCAATGGGCGGATTTGTCGCTGGCATGTTTAGCGGGTGGATGATGAACGAACTGCTGTTTGGAGAAGACGAAGTGGAATCGACTGACGATAGAACCCGATTCGATAACGACGGATTCGATATTTCTGATGGAGATGGCGGGGATTTTTAG
- a CDS encoding nucleoside deaminase produces the protein MNSFMKRAVELAIENVRAGGQPFGAVLVKGNEIVAEGVNEIHQKFDVSGHAELLAVRRAQERFQTNDLSDFVMYASGEPCPMCFAAMSFAGIDQVYYCNAVEEAVAVGLGKSKEIYEDFGKAKDERTPPMRRMPLEAGQLDPMKVWQEANK, from the coding sequence ATGAACTCATTCATGAAACGAGCGGTCGAGTTAGCGATTGAAAATGTACGAGCGGGTGGCCAACCGTTTGGCGCGGTGTTAGTCAAAGGGAACGAGATTGTCGCCGAAGGGGTCAATGAGATTCACCAGAAGTTTGATGTAAGCGGACATGCGGAACTGTTAGCGGTTCGGCGCGCTCAAGAAAGATTTCAAACCAACGATCTATCCGACTTTGTCATGTACGCGAGCGGAGAGCCTTGCCCGATGTGTTTTGCGGCGATGAGCTTCGCTGGGATTGATCAAGTGTACTATTGCAATGCGGTGGAAGAAGCGGTGGCGGTTGGACTTGGGAAATCAAAAGAGATTTACGAGGATTTCGGCAAAGCGAAAGATGAACGGACCCCTCCGATGCGGCGGATGCCGTTAGAAGCGGGGCAACTCGATCCGATGAAAGTGTGGCAAGAGGCGAACAAATAA
- a CDS encoding DMT family transporter, whose protein sequence is MGWAFVFFASIFELVGVVGLNKFNEQKTWLTTLLFIGGFGTAFAFLYSSFHYLQVSIAYAVWIGIGTAAAVLVNMVFFNESKSIGRLVSVGIIIFGVCGLKLVS, encoded by the coding sequence ATGGGCTGGGCCTTTGTATTTTTTGCATCAATCTTTGAATTGGTTGGGGTCGTTGGGTTAAATAAATTCAATGAACAAAAAACATGGCTTACTACGCTTTTATTCATTGGCGGATTTGGCACCGCGTTTGCATTTTTATATTCGTCTTTTCATTATCTCCAAGTGAGCATCGCCTACGCCGTATGGATCGGTATTGGAACAGCGGCTGCGGTATTAGTGAACATGGTCTTTTTTAATGAATCGAAAAGCATTGGACGGCTCGTCAGCGTCGGTATCATTATTTTCGGCGTCTGCGGATTAAAGTTGGTATCATAA
- a CDS encoding TetR family transcriptional regulator produces MTVIQYKGKVILLTNPTDGKFDVILKAAIEVISEKGLDKSSISEIVKLAGVAQGTFYLYFKSKKDLIPAIADKLLAITLADVKVKTEQKETFWEKLDVLIDETFQTTNTHQDIIVLVYSGLAVHHSLEKWEAVYQPYYDWFEQVMREAIENEEIIDSIHVGWTARSLINMIENAAERYYIGYEQDEELAVYRAELFHFIKRSLERL; encoded by the coding sequence ATGACAGTCATTCAATATAAGGGTAAGGTGATTTTATTGACAAATCCGACAGATGGTAAATTCGATGTCATTTTGAAAGCGGCGATTGAAGTCATTTCTGAAAAAGGGCTAGACAAATCGTCGATTTCTGAAATTGTAAAATTGGCGGGGGTAGCGCAAGGGACGTTTTATTTGTACTTTAAATCAAAAAAAGATCTGATCCCAGCGATTGCGGATAAATTGTTGGCGATCACTTTAGCGGATGTGAAAGTGAAGACAGAACAGAAAGAGACCTTTTGGGAAAAGTTAGACGTGTTGATCGACGAGACGTTTCAAACGACGAATACCCATCAAGATATTATTGTGCTTGTTTATTCTGGGCTTGCCGTTCATCATTCGTTGGAAAAATGGGAAGCGGTCTATCAACCTTATTATGATTGGTTTGAACAAGTCATGCGAGAAGCGATTGAAAACGAAGAAATTATCGATTCGATTCATGTCGGATGGACGGCGCGCTCGCTTATTAATATGATTGAAAACGCAGCTGAACGCTACTACATCGGTTATGAACAAGACGAGGAACTGGCTGTCTATCGAGCTGAACTATTTCATTTTATCAAAAGGTCATTGGAGCGGCTCTAA
- a CDS encoding UbiD family decarboxylase, which yields MYRSLEECIADLEENGHLVRIREEVDPYLEMAAIHLKVYEAGGPALLFENVKGSKFRAASNLFGTMERSKFIFRHTLDAVQKVIKLRNDPVKAFKKPLAHIPNGFAALKALPLKRTGGLPVTEHEVNISDLPLIHHWPMDGGAFMTLPQVYTEDPDKPGIMNSNLGMYRAQMNGNEYELDQEIGMHYQIHRGIGIHQDKANKRGEPLKASIFVGGPPAHTLASIMPLPEGMSEITFAGLLAGRRFRYSYVDGYCISNDADFVITGDIYPDEVKPEGPFGDHLGYYSLTHNFPLMRVKKVYAKPNAIWPFTVVGRPPQEDTSFGALIHEMTGDAIRQDIPGVKEVHAVDAAGVHPLLFAIGSERYTPFEEVKQPSELLTLANRILGTGQLSLAKYLFITAEDMRPLDTNQEVDFLTYILERIDLRRDLHFHTNTTIDTLDYTGPGLNSGSKVVFAAYGDKKRELCREVPDALKEIRGFENARLVMPGIVSIQGPAFVDYEKAEQELQGLSKAIAEKGAPDSCPMIILCDDSTFLSATIKNFLWATFTRSNPSHDMYGVNSFYEHKHWSCDNVIIDARIKPHHAPPLIPDPTVEKNIERLFVKGASLEGIEI from the coding sequence ATGTATCGCAGTTTAGAAGAATGCATTGCGGACTTAGAAGAAAATGGACATTTGGTTCGGATTCGCGAGGAAGTGGATCCTTATCTTGAAATGGCTGCGATTCACCTCAAAGTATATGAGGCTGGCGGTCCGGCATTGTTGTTTGAAAATGTAAAAGGGTCGAAATTTCGAGCCGCATCGAACTTGTTTGGAACGATGGAGCGCAGTAAATTTATTTTTCGGCATACGTTGGATGCGGTGCAGAAAGTGATCAAGTTGCGCAACGATCCAGTCAAAGCGTTCAAAAAACCGCTTGCCCATATTCCAAATGGATTTGCGGCCCTAAAAGCGTTGCCTTTAAAAAGAACAGGTGGTCTACCCGTTACCGAACATGAAGTCAACATTTCCGACCTACCGCTGATACACCACTGGCCGATGGATGGCGGCGCGTTCATGACCTTGCCCCAAGTGTATACAGAAGATCCAGATAAACCTGGAATTATGAATTCAAACTTGGGGATGTACCGCGCCCAAATGAATGGCAATGAGTACGAGTTGGATCAAGAAATTGGGATGCACTACCAGATTCACCGTGGCATTGGGATCCACCAAGACAAAGCGAACAAACGCGGCGAACCGCTCAAGGCAAGTATTTTTGTCGGGGGTCCACCCGCCCATACGTTAGCGTCGATTATGCCGTTGCCCGAAGGGATGAGCGAAATTACTTTTGCGGGATTACTGGCGGGACGTCGGTTCCGTTACAGTTATGTCGATGGCTACTGCATTAGCAATGATGCCGATTTTGTGATCACGGGCGATATTTATCCTGATGAAGTCAAACCCGAAGGTCCGTTCGGCGACCATTTAGGCTATTACAGCTTGACACACAACTTCCCGCTAATGAGAGTAAAAAAAGTGTATGCCAAACCGAATGCGATTTGGCCATTTACCGTCGTGGGCAGACCGCCGCAAGAAGACACCTCGTTTGGAGCGCTCATCCATGAGATGACGGGTGATGCGATCAGACAAGATATTCCAGGAGTGAAAGAAGTGCATGCCGTTGATGCGGCTGGTGTACATCCGTTGCTATTTGCGATTGGAAGCGAACGCTACACCCCTTTTGAGGAAGTGAAGCAACCAAGCGAATTGCTCACGTTGGCGAATCGGATTTTAGGAACGGGGCAACTCAGCTTGGCCAAATACCTGTTCATCACAGCTGAGGATATGCGACCGTTAGACACGAATCAGGAAGTGGATTTTCTAACGTATATATTGGAACGAATCGACCTGCGACGCGATCTCCATTTTCACACGAATACAACGATCGATACATTGGATTACACCGGGCCAGGTTTAAATAGCGGCAGTAAAGTCGTATTCGCTGCCTATGGGGATAAAAAGCGTGAATTATGCCGCGAAGTCCCCGACGCGTTAAAAGAAATACGCGGTTTTGAAAATGCGCGGTTGGTCATGCCAGGGATCGTCTCGATTCAAGGACCCGCCTTTGTCGATTATGAAAAAGCTGAACAAGAGTTGCAAGGGTTGAGCAAGGCAATTGCCGAAAAAGGAGCGCCTGATTCATGCCCGATGATTATTTTGTGCGATGACAGTACGTTTTTGAGCGCGACGATCAAAAATTTCCTCTGGGCGACCTTTACCCGCAGCAACCCGTCGCATGACATGTATGGAGTCAACAGTTTTTACGAACACAAGCATTGGTCGTGCGACAATGTGATCATTGACGCTCGCATTAAGCCACATCACGCGCCGCCATTAATTCCCGATCCAACGGTGGAAAAGAACATCGAAAGATTGTTCGTAAAAGGCGCTAGTTTGGAAGGCATTGAAATTTAA
- a CDS encoding class I SAM-dependent methyltransferase, translating into MTGKKLVRWNRDRADLELIQHQNFEITAFDFSRDIIKKAEQKFKASSITFMEMDAQHLQFEDEFFDRVIGSLILSVVAKADQAIHEMIRVKKRHSGFLIFDKFAPKSGHLSFKKRLIRPLISMLDTDTGLIFEKTIDPYLDSVRIVRDEPLFFMVCIKK; encoded by the coding sequence ATCACGGGAAAAAAGCTTGTTCGTTGGAATAGGGACCGAGCGGACCTGGAACTGATCCAACATCAAAACTTTGAAATTACCGCCTTCGACTTTTCAAGAGATATAATTAAAAAGGCGGAACAAAAATTCAAAGCTTCTTCCATTACCTTCATGGAAATGGATGCCCAACACCTTCAATTTGAAGACGAATTTTTTGATCGAGTCATTGGGAGCCTCATTTTATCCGTTGTCGCAAAGGCTGATCAAGCAATACATGAAATGATTCGTGTGAAAAAGCGTCATAGCGGTTTTTTAATATTTGACAAGTTCGCTCCTAAATCGGGGCATTTATCATTTAAAAAGCGATTGATCAGACCTTTGATTTCGATGCTTGACACAGATACTGGGTTAATTTTCGAAAAAACAATTGACCCCTATCTTGACAGTGTCCGCATTGTTCGCGATGAACCCTTGTTTTTTATGGTATGTATCAAAAAATAA
- a CDS encoding C40 family peptidase: protein MKKMMKKKWMKKWVAIGLSAMFIAGSFTALPLSPIQTASAAAQVSGSKLIATGKKYLGVPYKLGGKTPKAFDCQGFTRYVFSKQGVNLPSGARNQSKVGKYVSRSNLKVGDLVFFSTSATKKYSSSSIKRIGHVGIYAGNGKVLHTYGKGGVKFSDLNSKWWKSHYVTARRV from the coding sequence ATGAAAAAGATGATGAAGAAGAAATGGATGAAAAAATGGGTTGCGATCGGTCTTAGCGCGATGTTTATAGCGGGCTCATTCACAGCGCTTCCATTGTCGCCTATTCAAACGGCTTCCGCAGCGGCGCAAGTCTCAGGCAGCAAACTAATTGCGACGGGGAAAAAATACTTAGGTGTTCCTTATAAGCTTGGCGGAAAAACGCCAAAAGCTTTTGACTGTCAAGGATTTACAAGATATGTATTTAGTAAACAGGGCGTTAACTTACCATCAGGGGCGAGGAATCAGTCAAAGGTAGGGAAATATGTCAGTCGTAGCAATTTAAAAGTAGGGGATCTCGTCTTTTTCTCTACAAGCGCGACAAAAAAATATAGTTCATCTTCGATTAAAAGAATTGGTCATGTTGGTATTTATGCAGGCAATGGAAAAGTACTTCATACATATGGAAAAGGTGGAGTCAAGTTTTCGGACCTCAATTCAAAGTGGTGGAAGTCCCATTATGTGACAGCTCGCAGAGTGTAG
- a CDS encoding cytochrome c oxidase assembly protein, protein MIQSLLIGQLVWNLPLLFGLIGIAAFYGLLVLRFTDGSLLSKQPLFFLLSLGLLYITIGSPLTKISHLSFSLHMIQMSIFYFVIPPLFLLGIPNALFQFRPKIRFIHPSINKMSTARNSLVIFSILLFIYHFPIVLTFILQHPLFHKSYTTLLFCLAVGMWWPIVTPDPAQRLCPDRRKRYAFLSGMLLMPACSLFIFSAFLDGTSNPLLAQLTAHLCGPDGTLMGILPSPFNTKTDQIAAGFFMLGIHKCALLATGRIRDQDKKGQTSTGS, encoded by the coding sequence ATGATCCAGTCGTTGCTCATCGGCCAATTAGTCTGGAACCTCCCCCTACTATTTGGTTTAATTGGGATCGCCGCCTTCTATGGTTTGCTCGTTCTGCGATTTACAGACGGCTCCCTTTTATCAAAACAACCCCTCTTCTTTTTGCTTAGTCTCGGCCTACTCTACATCACGATCGGCAGCCCGCTAACAAAGATCAGTCACCTGTCCTTTAGTTTACACATGATCCAAATGAGCATCTTTTACTTTGTGATTCCCCCACTCTTTTTACTAGGCATCCCAAACGCGTTGTTTCAATTCCGACCCAAAATTCGATTCATCCATCCTTCCATCAATAAAATGAGTACAGCGCGCAATTCCTTAGTTATCTTCTCCATCTTGCTATTTATCTACCATTTTCCGATTGTGTTAACTTTCATCCTCCAACATCCCTTGTTCCACAAAAGCTACACGACACTGTTGTTTTGCTTAGCCGTAGGGATGTGGTGGCCGATTGTTACCCCGGATCCAGCTCAACGTCTTTGTCCTGATCGCAGAAAACGATATGCTTTTTTAAGTGGGATGCTGTTGATGCCTGCCTGTTCCTTGTTCATTTTCAGCGCGTTTCTTGACGGAACGAGTAACCCTTTACTTGCTCAATTAACCGCTCATCTTTGTGGACCAGACGGGACGTTGATGGGAATCCTTCCTTCTCCTTTTAATACAAAAACAGACCAGATCGCAGCCGGTTTTTTCATGCTCGGAATCCATAAATGCGCCTTGCTGGCGACGGGACGGATCCGTGATCAGGATAAAAAAGGCCAAACTTCAACTGGTAGCTGA
- a CDS encoding DMT family transporter — MKYKPWLYVALTSIFELLWVYGFNVADKAWHWALVLILILIDFYYLSKACLYLPTGTVYAIFAAAGTVGTALMDIFIFNHSFSAAKGFFIGVIVVGVILLNLSDNAGMKKIEIEGEGS, encoded by the coding sequence ATGAAGTATAAACCATGGTTGTACGTGGCGTTAACGTCGATTTTTGAGTTGCTATGGGTGTATGGTTTTAATGTGGCTGACAAAGCGTGGCATTGGGCGCTTGTTTTGATCCTGATCTTGATCGATTTTTATTACCTTTCAAAAGCGTGTCTTTATTTGCCGACCGGAACGGTGTACGCTATTTTTGCCGCGGCGGGCACGGTTGGAACCGCGTTGATGGATATTTTCATTTTCAACCATTCGTTTAGCGCAGCAAAAGGTTTTTTCATCGGTGTGATCGTGGTTGGCGTTATTTTATTAAATCTATCAGACAATGCGGGAATGAAGAAGATAGAAATAGAAGGGGAGGGAAGCTAG
- a CDS encoding anti-sigma factor: MTEEWNEELENKILRKSRFTLTWQIVRILIIVYVLYAMYMLALNILFSRSDSGAKHAYYSNLAVEWTTPNTYAAFPTLVDYQVSKFGTQTFSYDVLKKIGDESKKIGEAQVTKRIWNDFSSIRLRTLDNARWSPYGFSLPTDPRTDKKLSGERSDQVWTTLEKLPEGTVAELSFSTMDFMSAEQLMALLEPYELKVLWLPLYTGEFENYDPQGYVGGGNSLIPNGGIGLTWGREHSADFLSGGSIGLSHEMLMENQSMMLKNMEELLEESDSYRENFLGLSQLEEKYDYLKKEGFTVYGAVVTGPTKELLKLQEADFLWGEHLGEIEWWNWYPRN; the protein is encoded by the coding sequence ATGACGGAAGAATGGAATGAAGAATTAGAAAATAAAATATTACGAAAGTCGAGATTTACATTGACGTGGCAGATCGTTCGGATCCTAATTATTGTGTATGTGTTGTATGCGATGTATATGTTAGCGTTGAATATCTTGTTTTCCCGTTCCGATTCCGGGGCGAAACACGCGTATTATTCGAATCTAGCGGTCGAGTGGACGACGCCAAATACGTATGCTGCCTTTCCAACACTTGTGGATTATCAGGTTTCCAAATTTGGAACCCAAACCTTTTCCTATGATGTACTAAAAAAAATAGGTGACGAATCCAAAAAGATTGGGGAAGCTCAGGTTACAAAACGAATTTGGAATGATTTCTCAAGCATTAGGTTGAGGACTCTAGACAATGCGCGATGGAGTCCATATGGATTTAGCTTGCCGACCGATCCGCGAACGGATAAGAAACTTAGCGGGGAGCGGAGTGACCAGGTGTGGACGACATTGGAAAAATTACCGGAAGGAACGGTTGCTGAACTTTCTTTTTCAACGATGGATTTTATGTCGGCCGAGCAGCTGATGGCGTTGTTGGAACCATATGAATTGAAAGTCTTATGGTTGCCATTATATACGGGGGAATTTGAAAATTACGATCCACAGGGATATGTTGGCGGCGGGAACTCGTTAATTCCAAATGGCGGCATTGGCTTGACGTGGGGACGGGAGCATAGCGCAGATTTTTTAAGCGGCGGAAGTATCGGTCTAAGTCACGAAATGTTGATGGAAAACCAATCGATGATGTTAAAGAATATGGAGGAGTTATTAGAGGAATCCGACAGTTATCGCGAAAACTTTTTGGGATTATCACAACTTGAGGAAAAATATGATTATTTGAAAAAAGAAGGATTTACCGTTTATGGGGCAGTTGTCACGGGACCTACCAAAGAGTTGTTGAAACTACAGGAAGCTGACTTTCTGTGGGGCGAACATTTGGGCGAGATTGAGTGGTGGAACTGGTACCCAAGAAATTAA